In one Lycium barbarum isolate Lr01 chromosome 7, ASM1917538v2, whole genome shotgun sequence genomic region, the following are encoded:
- the LOC132601810 gene encoding uncharacterized mitochondrial protein AtMg00810-like, whose translation MYVDDLLITGSSSELINKTKNDLKLKFKMKDLGDLKFFLGIEFARSSDGIVISQCKYALELIFEMGLSAAKPVQAPLDANLRLSSVGYDEFVSESNNTTADKPLQNVGKYQRLVGRLLYLIMTRVDITFIVQTFSQYMHAPKESHMEAALRVVRYIRSAPGLGLLMPSQIADFLTAYCDSDWGICLETMRSVTGYLVKFENALVSWKSKKQETVTRSSAEAEFRSMASAVARITWLIILYKEFGVEVKLCVDLYMIVKLQCKLQQT comes from the coding sequence ATGTATGTTGATGACCTATTGATTACTGGCAGTAGTAGTGAGTTGATAAACAAAACTAAGAATGACTTGAAGTTGAAATTCAAGATGAAGGATCTAGGTGACTTGAAGTTCTTTCTAGGCATTGAATTTGCTAGATCAAGTGATGGAATTGTTATAAGTCAGTGCAAATATGCATTAGAACTTATATTTGAGATGGGACTAAGTGCAGCTAAACCAGTTCAGGCTCCCTTAGATGCCAATCTTAGACTCTCTTCTGTGGGATATGATGAGTTTGTGAGTGAGTCAAATAACACAACAGCTGACAAACCACTACAGAATGTTGGGAAGTATCAAAGACTGGTTGGAAGGTTGTTGTATCTTATCATGACCAGAGTGGATATAACCTTTATTGTTCAAACTTTTAGTCAGTATATGCATGCTCCAAAAGAATCTCATATGGAAGCAGCTTTGAGGGTTGTAAGGTACATCAGGTCAGCGCCAGGTCTGGGATTGTTGATGCCCTCACAAATTGCAGATTTCCTAACTGCATACTGTGACTCTGATTGGGGAATATGCCTGGAAACTATGAGATCTGTAACAGGTTACTTAGTGAAATTTGAAAATGCTTTGGTGTCCTGGAAGTCCAAGAAACAAGAAACAGTAACCAGAAGCTCTGCAGAGGCTGAGTTTAGAAGCATGGCTTCAGCAGTAGCAAGAATTACTTGGTTAATCATCCTATACAAAGAATTTGGAGTAGAAGTCAAGCTGTGTGTTGATCTTTATATGATAGTAAAGCTGCAATGCAAATTACAGCAAACCTAA